In one window of Leguminivora glycinivorella isolate SPB_JAAS2020 chromosome 10, LegGlyc_1.1, whole genome shotgun sequence DNA:
- the LOC125230483 gene encoding ragulator complex protein LAMTOR4 homolog, which produces MDKIPDQIGYLVLTEDGAVLESGGELENDERVATIVTDLISLSNKVDPVAFSPNEQFKKISITYDDHWFLICMSNKKIYVVKRNISLPASEPNSVVV; this is translated from the exons ATGGACAAAATTCCAGACCAAATCGGTTACCTGGTGCTTACAGAGGACGGGGCTGTCCTCGAGTCTGGTGGGGAGCTGGAGAATGACGAGCGAGTAGCTACGATAGTAACGGACCTTATCAGCTTATCAAACAA GGTTGATCCCGTAGCGTTTTCTCCAAACGAGCAGTTCAAGAAAATATCCATTACGTACGACGACCACTGGTTCCTAATTTGTATGTCCAATAAGAAGATATATGTGGTTAAAAGAAACATATCTCTTCCTGCTAGTGAACCTAATTCAGTTGTTGTTTGA
- the LOC125230481 gene encoding protein RFT1 homolog, translated as MGRNLLMSSLENASFNIIFQIIFRCVTFIINAWVIRNVGHEVLGIMNVRLLLLESTILFLSREPFNRACLGQKEEFSWHQIINQIWLSVPLSCVLSLVFVYIWLYVLPLGNPEYAFQYTFGCWSVALSCVIELCSANMALLAQLFCFVKLRVALDTLHIFTRTVIFLSIIVYDRSLALIAFSLAQVGSITAVAIFYYLFFYWYIKNKPLYAKGALKNSYVPDNILQRLYKNVDDFNFTSLKDFLPKWLGSVNTSFNKKLSTLTVSFAKQGVVKQLLTEGEKYVMSVSPVMSFSEQATYDVVNNLGSLAARFIFRPIEDSSYFYFTQMVSRDLPLHKQDQHKIQESCVVLSQVCKTVSSIGLIVLVFGQSYAHTLLWMYGGEAFVASGLPVQLLRSHCLAIVLLAINGVTECYTFATMTSTQLNSYNYLMVFFSISFLFLSYILTYTFGPVGFIISNCINMFARIMHSIHFISNKYKNTGYKPLDGLNVGKVFLLVLFIAGCVCKISENKLFHVSVILHIVIGAVCFALVLLAWAYENRQLVIKVYKKAVQAEDTKEKISVD; from the coding sequence ATGGGACGGAATTTACTGATGAGTAGTCTTGAGAATGCATCATTTAATATAATCTTCCAAATAATATTCCGTTGTGTAACATTCATTATCAATGCATGGGTGATTAGGAATGTTGGCCATGAGGTGTTAGGTATCATGAATGTGCGCCTCCTGCTGCTAGAGAGCACAATCTTGTTCCTCAGCAGGGAGCCATTCAATCGGGCGTGCCTTGGTCAAAAAGAAGAATTCAGCTGGCATCAAATTATTAACCAAATTTGGCTTTCTGTTCCTCTCAGCTGTGTTTTGTCattagtgtttgtttacatCTGGCTCTATGTATTACCTCTAGGCAATCCAGAATATGCCTTTCAGTATACATTTGGTTGCTGGAGTGTTGCACTGTCTTGTGTCATAGAATTGTGTTCAGCCAACATGGCATTACTTGCACAACTGTTCTGTTTTGTTAAATTAAGAGTAGCCTTAGATACTTTGCATATTTTCACAAGAACAGTCATATTTCTATCTATAATTGTATATGATAGGTCTTTAGCCTTGATTGCATTTTCATTAGCACAAGTGGGCAGCATTACAGCTGTTgccattttctattatttgtttTTCTATTGGTACATTAAAAACAAACCTTTATATGCTAAAGGCGCTCTCAAGAACAGTTATGTGCCAGATAATATTTTACAAAGATTATATAAGAATGTGGATGACTTTAACTTTACATCTCTTAAAGATTTCTTACCGAAATGGTTGGGTTCTGTGAATACATCATTTAATAAGAAATTGAGTACTTTAACTGTAAGTTTTGCTAAACAGGGTGTTGTCAAACAGTTGTTGACAGAAGGTGAGAAGTATGTGATGTCTGTAAGCCCTGTCATGAGTTTTTCAGAGCAGGCAACTTATGATGTGGTTAATAATTTAGGTAGCCTGGCAGCGAGGTTCATATTTAGACCCATTGAGGACAGTAGCTACTTCTATTTTACTCAAATGGTGAGCAGAGACCTGCCACTGCACAAGCAAGACCAGCACAAGATACAGGAATCTTGTGTTGTGTTGTCTCAAGTGTGCAAGACTGTCAGTTCCATTGGGTTGATAGTGTTAGTGTTTGGTCAGAGCTATGCTCACACATTACTGTGGATGTATGGAGGAGAAGCGTTTGTTGCGAGTGGATTGCCAGTTCAATTACTTCGTAGCCACTGCCTGGCGATAGTGCTGCTAGCTATCAATGGTGTCACTGAATGCTACACATTTGCCACAATGACAAGTACACAATTGAACAGCTATAACTATTTAATGGTATTTTTTTCCAtaagttttttgtttttatcCTACATTTTGACTTATACATTTGGACCAGTAGGTTTTATAATTTCTAATTGTATCAATATGTTTGCGAGAATCATGCAtagtattcattttataagtaataaatacaaaaacactggtTATAAGCCCTTAGACGGACTGAATGTTGGAAAAGTCTTCCTCTTGGTGTTATTTATAGCAGGGTGTGTATGCAAAATCTCGGAGAATAAATTGTTCCATGTGTCTGTCATACTACACATAGTTATTGGTGCTGTGTGTTTTGCATTAGTCCTGTTGGCCTGGGCTTACGAAAACAGACAGCTTGTTATTAAAGTGTACAAAAAAGCGGTTCAGGCAGAGGATACTAAAGAGAAAATATCAGTTGACTAA
- the LOC125230482 gene encoding vacuolar fusion protein CCZ1 homolog, with amino-acid sequence MIDVKTKIHSFFIFNSSFGPKEGEELKRVLFFHPSQVSGDGRKLQVGLCEAVVKFMSTFSSEPCEALQTQTKRHIFYQPEKGYWMVLVVRIPYTTKALSAIGESRGDVIEPSIMFDLLKSAYKMFKMFVGPFQNIPPDEIYTTCEKFFGPYIASKSLSNDICDIIQGISYLPLDKNSFFKVLCFIDLVEVTYPDFKCISFVYNAQLIWNALSTDDMLTLYQYLVQKLLPEQIEKEFQGGAVAAAQRHGRFIMPRDGIRIREDLQQLTKVHLLLEDEPEEKEYYLIIYRTLSATVCFTVDVNTNLELDTFKSLDAFIGPQLSSIASVISEQCALHALQTAQIATNDNKFVYFNRLNLAFKTSSPVNKLVPSTTVKPEVLSIIAGIHADRQSLGNYGEVIIKTPDEYWITGKSSNEREFYVIIQEKNANLKEIADEVKRICEVQMKGIFFYPI; translated from the exons ATGATAGATGTAAAAACGAAAATTCACTCTTTCTTTATATTTAACTCTAGTTTCGGGCCAAAGGAAGGAGAA GAACTGAAAAGGGTGTTGTTCTTTCATCCCAGTCAAGTGAGTGGAGATGGCCGCAAGCTTCAGGTTGGATTATGTGAGGCAGTTGTCAAATTCATGTC TACATTTTCTTCAGAACCTTGTGAAGCATTGCAAACACAGACCAAAAGACACATTTTCTATCAACCGGAAAAAGGTTACTGGATGGTTCTG gTAGTTCGAATACCTTATACAACAAAAGCACTTTCTGCCATTGGAGAAAGTAGAGGAGATGTG ATTGAGCCATCCATTATGTTTGATCTGTTGAAATCAGCCTACAAGATGTTCAAAATGTTTGTCGGGCCATTTCAAAACATTCCACCTGATGAGATTTACACCACTTGTGAAAAGTTCTTTGGACCA TATATAGCATCTAAAAGCCTCTCAAATGATATCTGCGATATAATTCAAGGAATAAGCTATCTGCCACTGGACAAAAATTCCTTCTTCAAAGTTTTGTGTTTCATAGATCTGGTTGAAGTCACATATCCTGATTTTAAATgtatttcatttgtttacaaTGCGCAGCTTATTTG GAATGCACTCTCAACAGACGACATGCTTACGCTTTACCAGTACTTAGTACAAAAGCTTCTACCCGAGCAAATTGAAAAGGAGTTCCAAGGCGGAGCAGTAGCCGCGGCTCAAAGGCACGGCCGGTTCATCATGCCACGGGACGGCATCAGGATCCGGGAGGACTTGCAACAGCTGACTAAAGTTCATCTCTTGCTTGAAGATGAGCCAGAGGAGAAGGAATATTATCTCATTATTTATAGGACATTGAGCGCTACAGTTTGCTTTACAGTTGATG TGAACACCAACCTCGAATTAGACACATTCAAGTCCCTGGACGCATTCATCGGGCCCCAACTGTCATCCATCGCTTCAGTTATCAGTGAGCAGTGCGCCCTTCACGCGCTCCAAACTGCACAGATAGCGACCAATGATAACAAGTTTGTTTATTTCAACAGACTTAATCTGGCTTTTAAAACttct TCTCCAGTCAACAAGTTGGTACCTTCAACCACTGTCAAACCAGAAGTTTTAAGTATTATAGCTGGCATACATGCAGATAGACAAAG TCTTGGTAACTACGGTGAAGTAATTATCAAAACACCTGATGAATATTGGATTACTGGCAAGTCATCAAACGAGAGAGAATTTTACGTCATAATCCAAGAAAAGAATGCAAATCTCAAGGAAATTGCAG ATGAGGTGAAACGAATATGCGAAGTTCAAATGAAAGGTATATTCTTCTACCCTATATAA